The proteins below are encoded in one region of Hordeum vulgare subsp. vulgare chromosome 3H, MorexV3_pseudomolecules_assembly, whole genome shotgun sequence:
- the LOC123441924 gene encoding pentatricopeptide repeat-containing protein At3g23020-like — protein sequence MATRFGRAGEAALAAGCGGIGRRGAGEAWAATAPATSDPAGEREKEVGRVTERVISPSTSTSPQTPSPSSCCRPNPKAAPKSPLWPATVTATACRAAPRLRPPPTPEAAATAVSPLSLVALLLPPPPGSRPPAVDFRGRDADRFLHRAPAPPPLLIPQSNLAASVPGASRRDKGLTLQKKAVLAPPARTAETCPNVVVVPRTVAGTTGQSAAAQRGKGRGRLAGYGGSIPAMLYALERVRDVGEALWPWRDTLSSRERTIILKEQKDWKRVVEIFDWFRRQRRHEVNVIHYNVVLCAVGRARRWGLVAGLWHQMHSSGVAPDNATYGTLIDVYCKGGRETAALLWLGDTCKRGLVPDEVTMSTVLHAHKKAGEYEKAEIFFQRWSSESDTRLDGHLCYSLYTYNTLIDTYGKAGQLEKVSDMFNQMLREGVAPSIITFNTLIHVWGKHRKMEQVASLVRMMEEFQCLPDTRTYNTLISLYRESNEIDAAEHNFCKMKAEKLVPDVVSCPTLLYGYCTRGMVSKAEDLVKEMDESGLVIDEYTQSALTRIYVNAGMLEQSWCWFERFCNQMDSECFSANIDAFGKKGYINLAEKAFMCCLERKMLSVSVCNVMIKAYGLAEKLDEACEIAAGMERYGVLPDYLTYSSLIQLLSTAKLPEKALYYLRKMQAAKMPIDCVPYSVVISSFTKNGNLHMVECLFREMVTLGVHADSYVYSILIDTYAEVGNVQQAAAFFGLVTKAGLCDSASIYNSLIKLYTKAGYLAEAQKTYKLLKSLDTDTNLYASNCMIGLYSDHCMVNEARELFENLKITGSANEFSYAMMVCLYKKVARYDEAHRISKEMQALGLLTQALSYNSVIQMYVSGGKMEEAVKIFQKMLASSTPPNDVTFKALKPILVKEGVANIEIAKLESLRRCNTQDCLNQWYRALALVVRSDGTTSRRTMGHSCTRIHSFYIDSF from the exons ATGGCGACGCGATTCGGCAGGGCCGGCGAGGCGGCTCTGGCGGCCGGCTGCGGCGGGATCGGCCGGAGGGGTGCGGGCGAAGCTTGGGCGGCGACGGCTCCAGCCACATCAGATCCTGcgggggagagggagaaggaagttg GTAGAGTGACTGAAAGAGTGATTTCGCCATCCACATCCACATCCCCCCAAactccatctccttcctcctgcTGCCGACCCAACCCCAAGGCCGCTCCAAAATCTCCCCTCTGGCCCGCCACCGTCACCGCCACCGCCTGCCGTGCCGCACCTCGGCTCCGCCCACCGCCGACGCCTGAAGCCGCCGCCACTGCCGTCTCCCCCCTTTCCCTCGTCGCGCTCCTGCTGCCTCCCCCGCCCGGCTCGCGGCCCCCGGCCGTTGATTTTCGAG GGCGTGATGCTGACCGGTTCCTCCACCGTgctcccgcgccgccgccgctgctgattCCGCAGTCTAACCTCGCGGCCTCGGTGCCCGGCGCCAGCCGCAGGGACAAAGGCCTCACGTTGCAGAAAAAGGCGGTCTTGGCGCCGCCGGCGCGAACCGCCGAGACTTGCCCCAATGTGGTTGTGGTTCCACGCacggtcgccggcaccaccggacAGAGTGCTgctgcccaaagggggaagggtagGGGCAGGTTGGCCGGCTACGGCGGGTCCATCCCGGCGATGCTGTACGCGCTGGAGCGCGTCCGGGACGTCGGGGAGGCCCTGTGGCCGTGGAGGGACACGCTGAGCAGCCGGGAGAGGACCATCATCCTCAAGGAGCAGAAGGACTGGAAGCGGGTGGTCGAGATTTTCGACTGGTTCCGCCGGCAGAGGCGCCACGAGGTCAATGTGATCCACTACAATGTCGTGCTCTGCGCGGTCGGGCGCGCGAGGAGATGGGGCCTCGTCGCCGGCCTGTGGCACCAGATGCATTCCAGCGGTGTGGCGCCGGATAACGCGACGTACGGTACGCTGATCGATGTGTACTGCAAAGGGGGCAGAGAGACGGCGGCGTTGCTGTGGCTCGGGGACACGTGCAAGCGCGGCTTGGTGCCTGACGAGGTCACCATGAGCACTGTCCTTCATGCGCATAAGAAGGCTGGAGAGTATGAGAAGGCAGAGATTTTCTTTCAAAGATGGTCGTCCGAATCAGATACAAGGTTGGACGGACATCTTTGCTATAGCTTGTATACCTACAACACCTTGATTGATACTTATGGAAAGGCTGGGCAGCTTGAGAAAGTGTCAGACATGTTCAACCAAATGTTGAGGGAAGGTGTCGCGCCGAGCATTATTACATTCAACACGCTGATTCATGTTTGGGGTAAACACCGTAAGATGGAGCAGGTGGCTTCTTTGGTGAGGATGATGGAGGAGTTTCAGTGCCTTCCTGACACCAGGACGTACAATACACTGATCTCACTATACAGAGAAAGCAATGAAATTGATGCTGCAGAGCACAACTTCTGTAAGATGAAAGCTGAAAAATTGGTGCCGGATGTTGTGAGCTGCCCCACACTATTGTATGGGTACTGTACTAGGGGAATGGTCAGTAAAGCAGAAGACCTTGTTAAAGAAATGGACGAGAGTGGCCTGGTGATCGATGAATACACGCAGTCAGCTCTAACGAGGATATATGTAAATGCTGGGATGCTTGAGCAGTCTTGGTGTTGGTTTGAGAGGTTCTGTAATCAGATGGACTCCGAGTGCTTTTCTGCAAATATTGATGCATTTGGGAAGAAAGGGTACATAAACCTTGCAGAAAAGGCTTTTATGTGTTGCCTGGAGAGGAAGATGCTTAGCGTTTCTGTGTGCAATGTTATGATCAAAGCATATGGGTTAGCAGAGAAGCTTGATGAGGCCTGTGAGATAGCCGCTGGCATGGAGAGGTACGGTGTACTACCTGATTACTTGACTTACAGTTCTCTCATTCAACTCCTGTCAACTGCTAAACTGCCAGAGAAAGCTCTGTACTACTTGAGAAAGATGCAAGCAGCTAAAATGCCGATTGACTGTGTTCCATACTCTGTGGTGATTAGCAGCTTTACTAAGAATGGGAATTTGCACATGGTTGAATGCCTATTTAGAGAAATGGTCACTTTGGGGGTCCACGCGGATTCATATGTTTACTCTATCTTAATTGATACATATGCTGAAGTTGGAAATGTCCAGCAAGCTGCAGCATTTTTTGGTTTAGTGACAAAGGCTGGTTTGTGTGACAGTGCTTCAATCTACAATTCTTTGATCAAACTCTACACCAAAGCAGGGTATCTGGCAGAGGCccaaaaaacatacaagcttctgaAATCATTAGATACTGACACCAACCTTTATGCATCCAACTGCATGATTGGCCTCTACAGTGATCATTGTATGGTGAACGAAGCACGTGAGCTTTTTGAGAATTTGAAGATTACGGGAAGTGCAAATGAATTTTCATATGCGATGATGGTGTGCTTGTACAAGAAAGTTGCTCGCTATGATGAAGCTCACAGGATCTCCAAGGAAATGCAAGCTTTAGGGCTTCTAACTCAAGCATTAAGTTATAATTCTGTGATTCAGATGTACGTATCTGGTGGGAAAATGGAAGAGGCTGTGAAAATATTTCAGAAGATGTTGGCATCAAGCACACCACCAAACGATGTAACTTTCAAGGCACTAAAACCAATTCTAGTGAAAGAAGGAGTTGCAAATATTGAGATTGCAAAATTAGAGTCTCTCAGAAGGTGTAACACTCAAGATTGCTTGAATCAGTGGTACAGGGCACTAGCTCTGGTTGTAAGATCAGATGGGACTACCTCTCGACGTACTATGGGTCACTCTTGTACAAGGATACATTCTTTTTACATTGACAGTTTCTAG